From Drosophila virilis strain 15010-1051.87 chromosome X, Dvir_AGI_RSII-ME, whole genome shotgun sequence, the proteins below share one genomic window:
- the Rab3-GEF gene encoding MAP kinase-activating death domain protein isoform X12: MSDQQRASLCPRLVDYMAIVGAHTTPPMPKGMQGSKAPPVQVPDLLRRYPPSDHADFPLPLDMVYFCQPEGCTSVGPRRTGSAIRDMTSFVFALTDKDSGKTRYGICVNFYRPIERPCSATAAGAERGSAAGNGAPGGHAAGVGVGGGAGGVRGRRSSAFRRESWRKSMERSSDSAFSSDYRSNVAPSDSDRELTSRRDSDQQRLHSHHYPPTQSSGAPASKLGLMAPSADSESGGSHSPSPRASRKRTKLRNQSLTSLCIISHHPFFTTFRECLFILKKLIDACNESSSPKRVGASQKLNRDNVWTVLTGHASEATPSIVLHDVREIETWILRLLSTPVPVPGSTRVEVEVLSPTVHEPLLFALPDHTRFSLVDFPLHLPLELLGVETCLKVWTLIMLENKVLFQSRDYNALSMSVMAFVTMLYPLEYMFPVIPLLPTCLSCAEQLLLAPTPFVIGVPASFLIYKKNFRLPDDIWVVDLDSTKLTPPTGGYDEIPPLPEPEGTILKNHLKQALTSMTASNQAVSSQQLLPSVRDCLQEPPLLGVSQVRLPLQTPPHSAQASQRNSMSAQGAMLSRQPSPMNSPALNPFVYGTDVDSVDVATRVAMVRFFNAQNTLANFAEHTRTLRLYPRPVVAFQINSFLRSRPRASSFLNQFSRTQAVEFLAEWSLTPTNVAFLRVQTGVMDPMQVGDKPKWFAHSLTPIRFSVWDDGSSLNGALRSLKQLECQPTDESGSDSEGADSSSSSYSSLSDFVSEMASSDLSPSLHDVFGSYNRPHVVPQTLSSNLDPALVYHPPSKLQYPEGLAGPAASKGDEERADSPVSSSSSRSDLSSPSFNRDSEFDFQPKSGQQPAPGAFELATPLAMRLEATIKMASLEAESDTTSTVTGKTIPSSKLQRNTSDVERAEKKIPPPLTPPVKQPSVTNILARTGSSGSSSSSPGRQSSQSSLFENFASHAKELVRETTRQSSQEGLLAHVDKFTLHAKKAAGEASKQALEVSKQAAGVSKNTLEDLTYVGKSTLGDLTKTAKEAATKKGIIKIEEHGTAASSNAPAMPNSQLATQKQVQQSGCGGPGNNFFSSIGTDFNGLASTTTTMFSGMFGKKNQQKQAAVQHKPSNMGGSKNKAGSNFDPFPSRKGLVERTPLIKHSGPRQTQEDLTRQQNQERSHSNAENQAFLKDVTNQVLAGEGVGWLKLNRFKKLMEDESYRTLVLSKLNKTLDKKIAPDDHIDDVCVTKPVWKGMLKCVQAIAGGLDATFSNFGLGGMASVFQLMEVAHTHYWSKEINEGSDMSSSLLSSHAASPMGSRENLRSPSSPNGSHSGLGSEWASPQESRKSSTHTALSATTAAAATTTAAARRLSSADSQDGQSTTEMFKDMLSQKRSALKNMLTSFDSDTTTSKDSKKSTGNLWSGKSTLSAGFRYTGGHLINTSSSPSPDSPRVYLFEGLLGKDRLNLWNQMQFWEDAFLDAVSQERDMIGMDQGPIEMMERYKSLSESERKRLEHDEDRLLSTMLYNLTAILVMLNVSKDEIRRKIRRLLGKSHIGLVYSQEVHNVVDQINNLNGNDIDLKPLGSRLLHRQSFTVHQGVDVNGPLRFMEVRDDGLVLRSVDGTIVERWWYERLVNMTYSPKTKLLCLWRRNGGQTQLHKYYTRKCKELYNCIKEAMERGGTPTNVPELGGEFPVQDMNTGEGGLLQVCLEGVGLLFSNSKFFVRLDHIRKCFTQKGGIFVLEEYNPKTRNLIQRKYQSSMASEIVLSFHRVTSVRFAYVCHLNGKEQASALPESTGTETLALEHDLNATAAINSNVPHENVL, from the exons ATGTCGGATCAGCAACGCGCCTCGTTATGCCCGCGACTCGTCGACTACATGGCCATTGTGGGTGCGCACACGACCCCGCCAATGCCCAAGGGCATGCAGGGCAGCAAGGCGCCGCCCGTTCAG GTGCCCGACTTGCTGCGACGCTATCCACCATCGGACCATGCGGACTTTCCGCTGCCGCTGGACATGGTCTACTTTTGCCAGCCGGAGGGCTGCACCAGCGTGGGACCGCGACGGACCGGCTCCGCCATACGGGACATGACCTCGTTTGTGTTTGCGCTAACGGACAAGGATTCGGGCAAGACGCGCTACGGCATCTGTGTTAATTTCTATCGGCCCATCGAGCGGCCCTGCTCCGCAACCGCCGCTGGCGCCGAACGTGGCAGCGCGGCTGGCAATGGAGCGCCGGGCGGACACGCTGCTGGCGTTGGCGTCGGCGGCGGTGCTGGAGGTGTGCGCGGTCGACGCTCATCGGCGTTCCGGCGGGAATCGTGGCGCAAGAGCATGGAGCGCAGCTCGGACTCGGCGTTCAGCAG CGACTACAGAAGTAACGTAGCGCCCAGCGATTCGGATCGTGAACTGACCTCGCGTCGCGACTCTGACCAGCAGCGTCTCCATTCCCATCATTATCCGCCAACTCAAAGCTCCGGTGCTCCGGCGTCCAAGTTGGGTCTAATGGCACCCTCAGCGGATTCTGAATCCGGTGGCAGTCATTCGCCATCGCCGCGGGCCTCACGCAAGCGCACCAAGCTGCGCAATCAGTCGCTCACCTCGCTCTGCATCATATCGCATCATCCGTTCTTTACCACGTTCCGTGAGTGCCTCTTCATACTGAAGAAGCTGATCGATGCCTGCAACGAGTCGTCGTCACCGAAGCGTGTCGGCGCCTCGCAGAAACTCAATCGGGACAATGTGTGGACGGTGCTGACGGGCCATGCCAGCGAGGCGACACCCTCCATTGTGCTGCACGATGTGCGCGAGATTGAGACATGGATATTGCGTCTGCTCTCCACGCCAGTGCCGGTGCCGGGCTCTACGCGTGTCGAG GTGGAGGTGCTGTCGCCAACTGTTCACGAACCATTGCTGTTTGCACTACCGGATCACACACGCTTTTCGCTAGTTGATTTTCCCTTGCATTTGCCACTCGAGCTGCTCGGCGTGGAGACATGCCTAAAGGTTTGGACTTTGATCATGTTGGAGAACAAGGTGCTCTTCCAATCGCGCGACTATAATGCTCTCTCCATGTCGGTAATGGCATTCGTGACCATGCTCTATCCATTGGAGTATATGTTTCCAGTGATACCGTTGCTGCCCACATGCCTCAGCTGCGCCGAGCAGTTGCTGCTCGCGCCCACGCCCTTTGTCATCGGTGTGCCAGCCTCTTTTCTCATCTATAAAAAGAACTTTAG GCTGCCCGATGACATTTGGGTTGTGGATTTGGATTCTACCAAGCTGACGCCACCAACAGGTGGATACGATGAGATACCTCCATTGCCGGAGCCCGAGGGTACCATACTGAAGAATCATCTGAAACAG GCTTTAACCTCGATGACGGCCTCCAATCAGGCTGTATCCtcgcagcagctgttgccctCGGTGCGCGATTGTCTCCAGGAGCCGCCACTTTTGGG GGTCTCGCAAGTGCGTCTGCCGTTGCAAACGCCTCCACATTCGGCACAGGCCAGTCAACGGAACTCGATGTCCGCGCAGGGCGCAATGTTGTCCCGGCAGCCCAGTCCAATGAATTCGCCGGCACTGAATCCCTTTGTCTACGGCACCGACGTCGATTCGGTGGATGTCGCGACGCGTGTGGCCATGGTGCGCTTTTTCAATGCCCAGAATACCCTGGCCAATTTTGCGGAGCATACGCGCACGCTGCGTCTGTATCCACGACCCGTTGTCGCCTTCCAAATCAATAGTTTTCTGCGTTCAAGACCGCGCGCCTCCTCGTTCCTCAATCAGTTTTCGCGCACGCAGGCTGTGGAATTTCTGGCGGAATGGTCCCTAACGCCAACAAATGTCGCCTTCCTGCGCGTACAGACGGGCGTCATGGACCCGATGCAGGTGGGCGATAAGCCCAAATGGTTTGCCCACTCCCTGACGCCCATACGCTTCTCGGTGTGGGATGATGGCAGCTCGCTGAATGGTGCATTGCGCTCCTTGAAGCAGCTCGAGTGCCAGCCAACGGATGAGAGTGGCTCGGATTCGGAGGGTgctgacagcagcagctcctcgtATAGCTCACTGAGCGATTTTGTCTCGGAGATGGCCTCATCGGATTTGTCGCCCAGTCTGCACGATGTTTTTGGCTCCTACAATCGGCCGCATGTCGTGCCGCAGACATTGTCCTCGAATCTGGATCCGGCACTGGTCTATCATCCGCCCAGCAAGCTGCAGTATCCGGAGGGTTTGGCTGGGCCAGCGGCCAGCAAGGGGGATGAGGAGCGTGCCGATTCGCCGGTATCTTCCTCATCCAGTCGCTCGGACCTGAGCTCGCCCAGCTTCAATCGCGACTCGGAGTTTGATTTTCAACCCAAGTCCGGTCAGCAGCCGGCGCCGGGTGCCTTTGAGCTGGCCACACCGCTGGCCATGCGTCTCGAGGCGACAATTAAGATGGCCAGCCTGGAGGCCGAATCGGATACAACCTCCACGGTCACAGGCAAGACCATACCCAGCAGCAAATTGCAGCGCAATACCAGCGATGTGGAGCGCGCCGAGAAGAAGATACCG CCACCGCTGACGCCGCCCGTTAAGCAACCGAGTGTCACCAATATATTGGCTCGAACCGGCAGCTCTGGCTCCAGTTCGAGCAGTCCGGGTCGCCAGAGTTCACAGAGTTCCCTATTCGAAAACTTTGCATCGCACGCCAAGGAGCTGGTGCGTGAGACGACGCGCCAGAGCAGCCAGGAGGGTCTGTTGGCCCATGTGGACAAG TTTACGCTGCACGCCAAAAAGGCGGCTGGCGAGGCTTCCAAGCAGGCGCTGGAGGTGTCCAAGCAGGCGGCTGGCGTTAGCAAAAACACCTTGGAGGATCTCACCTATGTGGGCAAATCAACGCTGGGTGATCTGACAAAGACGGCCAAGGAGGCGGCCACCAAGAAGGGCATCATCAAGATCGAAGAGCACGGCACGGCTGCGTCCAGCAATGCACCCGCAATGCCCAACTCTCAGCTGGCCACACAGAAACAGGTGCAGCAAAGCGGCTGCGGCGGTCCgggcaacaattttttttcctCAATTGGCACCGATTTCAATGGCCTGGCCTCCACCACAACGACCATGTTCTCGGGCATGTTTGGCAAGA AGAACCAACAGAAACAGGCGGCGGTGCAGCACAAGCCGTCCAATATGGGCGGCTCGAAAAACAAGGCGGGCAGCAATTTTGATCCATTTCCCAGTCGTAAGGGTCTGGTGGAGCGTACGCCGCTCATAAAGCATTCGGGACCGCGACAAACCCAGGAGGATCTGACGCGCCAACAGAATCAGGAGCGTTCGCACAGCAATGCCGAGAATCAGGCATTCCTCAAGGATGTCACCAATCAGGTGCTCGCCGGCGAGGGTGTCGGTTGGCTCAAGCTCAATCGCTTCAAGAAACTGATGGAGGATGAATCCTATCGCACGCTCGTGCTGAGCAAGCTTAACAAGACGCTAGACAAGAAGATAGCACCCGATGATCATATTGACGATGTG TGTGTGACCAAGCCCGTGTGGAAGGGCATGTTAAAGTGTGTGCAGGCAATTGCCGGCGGCCTGGACGCGACCTTTAGCAATTTTGGTCTCGGCGGCATGGCCTCTGTGTTCCAGCTAATGGAGGTGGCGCACACGCACTATTGGAGCAAGGAGATCAATGAGGGCAGCGACATGTCGTCCAGCTTGTTGTCGAGTCATGCGGCTAGTCCCATGGGCAGTCGTGAGAATCTGCGCTCACCGAGCAGTCCGAATGGCTCACATTCGGGTCTGGGCAGTGAGTGGGCCTCGCCGCAGGAGTCGCGCAAGAGCTCAACCCATACGGCCCTGTCGGCCacaacggcagcggcggcaacaacaacggccgCCGCCCGTCGTCTGTCCTCGGCGGACAGCCAGGATGGGCAGTCGACCACCGAGATGTTCAAGGATATGTTGTCGCAGAAGAGAAGTGCCTTGAAGAATATGCTCACCTCGTTCGATTCTGAT ACCACCACATCGAAGGATTCGAAAAAGAGCACCGGAAATTTGTGGTCCGGCAAATCGACGCTCAGCGCCGGTTTTCGCTATACGGGCGGGCATTTGATTAACACCTCATCCTCACCATCGCCGGACAGTCCACGGGTATATCTATTTGAGGGCCTTTTGGGCAAGGATCGCCTTAATCTGTGGAATCAAATGCAATTCTGGGAGGACGCCTTCTTGGATGCGGTCAGCCAGGAGCGTGATATGATCGGCATGGATCAG GGTCCCATCGAGATGATGGAGCGCTACAAATCGCTCAGCGAATCGGAGCGTAAGCGTTTGGAACACGATGAAGATCGCCTGCTGAGCACCATGCTCTACAATCTGACGGCAATATTGGTGATGCTGAATGTGAGCAAGGATGAGATTCGACGCAAAATACGTCGCCTGCTGGGCAAAAGTCATATTGGGCTTGTCTACTCGCAGGAGGTGCACAATGTGGTTGATCAGATTAACAATCTG AATGGCAATGACATTGATCTGAAGCCTCTGGGCTCCCGGCTGTTGCATCGCCAGAGCTTTACCGTACACCAGGGCGTCGATGTGAATGGACCGTTGCGTTTTATGGAGGTGCGCGACGATGGCCTTGTGCTGCGCTCCGTGGACGGTACAATTGTGGAGCGCTGGTGGTACGAGCGTCTGGTCAATATGACCTATTCGCCAAAGACCAAGCTGCTCTGTCTCTGGCGACGCAATGGCGGCCAAACGCAGCTGCATAAATACTACACGCGCAAG TGCAAGGAGCTGTATAATTGCATTAAGGAGGCAATGGAGCGTGGCGGCACGCCCACAAATGTACCCGAACTGGGCGGTGAGTTTCCGGTGCAGGACATGAACACGGGCGAGGGTGGACTGCTGCAGGTCTGTCTCGAGGGTGTCGGTTTGTTGTTCTCCAACAGCAAG
- the Rab3-GEF gene encoding MAP kinase-activating death domain protein isoform X10 — MSDQQRASLCPRLVDYMAIVGAHTTPPMPKGMQGSKAPPVQVPDLLRRYPPSDHADFPLPLDMVYFCQPEGCTSVGPRRTGSAIRDMTSFVFALTDKDSGKTRYGICVNFYRPIERPCSATAAGAERGSAAGNGAPGGHAAGVGVGGGAGGVRGRRSSAFRRESWRKSMERSSDSAFSSYGLLTTSSDYRSNVAPSDSDRELTSRRDSDQQRLHSHHYPPTQSSGAPASKLGLMAPSADSESGGSHSPSPRASRKRTKLRNQSLTSLCIISHHPFFTTFRECLFILKKLIDACNESSSPKRVGASQKLNRDNVWTVLTGHASEATPSIVLHDVREIETWILRLLSTPVPVPGSTRVEVEVLSPTVHEPLLFALPDHTRFSLVDFPLHLPLELLGVETCLKVWTLIMLENKVLFQSRDYNALSMSVMAFVTMLYPLEYMFPVIPLLPTCLSCAEQLLLAPTPFVIGVPASFLIYKKNFRLPDDIWVVDLDSTKLTPPTGGYDEIPPLPEPEGTILKNHLKQAMLLMDEAGLGALTSMTASNQAVSSQQLLPSVRDCLQEPPLLGVSQVRLPLQTPPHSAQASQRNSMSAQGAMLSRQPSPMNSPALNPFVYGTDVDSVDVATRVAMVRFFNAQNTLANFAEHTRTLRLYPRPVVAFQINSFLRSRPRASSFLNQFSRTQAVEFLAEWSLTPTNVAFLRVQTGVMDPMQVGDKPKWFAHSLTPIRFSVWDDGSSLNGALRSLKQLECQPTDESGSDSEGADSSSSSYSSLSDFVSEMASSDLSPSLHDVFGSYNRPHVVPQTLSSNLDPALVYHPPSKLQYPEGLAGPAASKGDEERADSPVSSSSSRSDLSSPSFNRDSEFDFQPKSGQQPAPGAFELATPLAMRLEATIKMASLEAESDTTSTVTGKTIPSSKLQRNTSDVERAEKKIPPPLTPPVKQPSVTNILARTGSSGSSSSSPGRQSSQSSLFENFASHAKELVRETTRQSSQEGLLAHVDKHAQDEDLDDKMRHTFEKFTLHAKKAAGEASKQALEVSKQAAGVSKNTLEDLTYVGKSTLGDLTKTAKEAATKKGIIKIEEHGTAASSNAPAMPNSQLATQKQVQQSGCGGPGNNFFSSIGTDFNGLASTTTTMFSGMFGKKNQQKQAAVQHKPSNMGGSKNKAGSNFDPFPSRKGLVERTPLIKHSGPRQTQEDLTRQQNQERSHSNAENQAFLKDVTNQVLAGEGVGWLKLNRFKKLMEDESYRTLVLSKLNKTLDKKIAPDDHIDDVCVTKPVWKGMLKCVQAIAGGLDATFSNFGLGGMASVFQLMEVAHTHYWSKEINEGSDMSSSLLSSHAASPMGSRENLRSPSSPNGSHSGLGSEWASPQESRKSSTHTALSATTAAAATTTAAARRLSSADSQDGQSTTEMFKDMLSQKRSALKNMLTSFDSDAAGSTGALSVVSDLLPAGSLSVRMPSSCRSTVSDTEYENTTTSKDSKKSTGNLWSGKSTLSAGFRYTGGHLINTSSSPSPDSPRVYLFEGLLGKDRLNLWNQMQFWEDAFLDAVSQERDMIGMDQGPIEMMERYKSLSESERKRLEHDEDRLLSTMLYNLTAILVMLNVSKDEIRRKIRRLLGKSHIGLVYSQEVHNVVDQINNLNGNDIDLKPLGSRLLHRQSFTVHQGVDVNGPLRFMEVRDDGLVLRSVDGTIVERWWYERLVNMTYSPKTKLLCLWRRNGGQTQLHKYYTRKCKELYNCIKEAMERGGTPTNVPELGGEFPVQDMNTGEGGLLQVCLEGVGLLFSNSKFFVRLDHIRKCFTQKGGIFVLEEYNPKTRNLIQRKYQSSMASEIVLSFHRVTSVRFAYVCHLNGKEQASALPESTGTETLALEHDLNATAAINSNVPHENVL, encoded by the exons ATGTCGGATCAGCAACGCGCCTCGTTATGCCCGCGACTCGTCGACTACATGGCCATTGTGGGTGCGCACACGACCCCGCCAATGCCCAAGGGCATGCAGGGCAGCAAGGCGCCGCCCGTTCAG GTGCCCGACTTGCTGCGACGCTATCCACCATCGGACCATGCGGACTTTCCGCTGCCGCTGGACATGGTCTACTTTTGCCAGCCGGAGGGCTGCACCAGCGTGGGACCGCGACGGACCGGCTCCGCCATACGGGACATGACCTCGTTTGTGTTTGCGCTAACGGACAAGGATTCGGGCAAGACGCGCTACGGCATCTGTGTTAATTTCTATCGGCCCATCGAGCGGCCCTGCTCCGCAACCGCCGCTGGCGCCGAACGTGGCAGCGCGGCTGGCAATGGAGCGCCGGGCGGACACGCTGCTGGCGTTGGCGTCGGCGGCGGTGCTGGAGGTGTGCGCGGTCGACGCTCATCGGCGTTCCGGCGGGAATCGTGGCGCAAGAGCATGGAGCGCAGCTCGGACTCGGCGTTCAGCAG TTACGGCCTCTTAACTACTTCTAGCGACTACAGAAGTAACGTAGCGCCCAGCGATTCGGATCGTGAACTGACCTCGCGTCGCGACTCTGACCAGCAGCGTCTCCATTCCCATCATTATCCGCCAACTCAAAGCTCCGGTGCTCCGGCGTCCAAGTTGGGTCTAATGGCACCCTCAGCGGATTCTGAATCCGGTGGCAGTCATTCGCCATCGCCGCGGGCCTCACGCAAGCGCACCAAGCTGCGCAATCAGTCGCTCACCTCGCTCTGCATCATATCGCATCATCCGTTCTTTACCACGTTCCGTGAGTGCCTCTTCATACTGAAGAAGCTGATCGATGCCTGCAACGAGTCGTCGTCACCGAAGCGTGTCGGCGCCTCGCAGAAACTCAATCGGGACAATGTGTGGACGGTGCTGACGGGCCATGCCAGCGAGGCGACACCCTCCATTGTGCTGCACGATGTGCGCGAGATTGAGACATGGATATTGCGTCTGCTCTCCACGCCAGTGCCGGTGCCGGGCTCTACGCGTGTCGAG GTGGAGGTGCTGTCGCCAACTGTTCACGAACCATTGCTGTTTGCACTACCGGATCACACACGCTTTTCGCTAGTTGATTTTCCCTTGCATTTGCCACTCGAGCTGCTCGGCGTGGAGACATGCCTAAAGGTTTGGACTTTGATCATGTTGGAGAACAAGGTGCTCTTCCAATCGCGCGACTATAATGCTCTCTCCATGTCGGTAATGGCATTCGTGACCATGCTCTATCCATTGGAGTATATGTTTCCAGTGATACCGTTGCTGCCCACATGCCTCAGCTGCGCCGAGCAGTTGCTGCTCGCGCCCACGCCCTTTGTCATCGGTGTGCCAGCCTCTTTTCTCATCTATAAAAAGAACTTTAG GCTGCCCGATGACATTTGGGTTGTGGATTTGGATTCTACCAAGCTGACGCCACCAACAGGTGGATACGATGAGATACCTCCATTGCCGGAGCCCGAGGGTACCATACTGAAGAATCATCTGAAACAG gcTATGCTACTTATGGATGAAGCTGGACTTGGT GCTTTAACCTCGATGACGGCCTCCAATCAGGCTGTATCCtcgcagcagctgttgccctCGGTGCGCGATTGTCTCCAGGAGCCGCCACTTTTGGG GGTCTCGCAAGTGCGTCTGCCGTTGCAAACGCCTCCACATTCGGCACAGGCCAGTCAACGGAACTCGATGTCCGCGCAGGGCGCAATGTTGTCCCGGCAGCCCAGTCCAATGAATTCGCCGGCACTGAATCCCTTTGTCTACGGCACCGACGTCGATTCGGTGGATGTCGCGACGCGTGTGGCCATGGTGCGCTTTTTCAATGCCCAGAATACCCTGGCCAATTTTGCGGAGCATACGCGCACGCTGCGTCTGTATCCACGACCCGTTGTCGCCTTCCAAATCAATAGTTTTCTGCGTTCAAGACCGCGCGCCTCCTCGTTCCTCAATCAGTTTTCGCGCACGCAGGCTGTGGAATTTCTGGCGGAATGGTCCCTAACGCCAACAAATGTCGCCTTCCTGCGCGTACAGACGGGCGTCATGGACCCGATGCAGGTGGGCGATAAGCCCAAATGGTTTGCCCACTCCCTGACGCCCATACGCTTCTCGGTGTGGGATGATGGCAGCTCGCTGAATGGTGCATTGCGCTCCTTGAAGCAGCTCGAGTGCCAGCCAACGGATGAGAGTGGCTCGGATTCGGAGGGTgctgacagcagcagctcctcgtATAGCTCACTGAGCGATTTTGTCTCGGAGATGGCCTCATCGGATTTGTCGCCCAGTCTGCACGATGTTTTTGGCTCCTACAATCGGCCGCATGTCGTGCCGCAGACATTGTCCTCGAATCTGGATCCGGCACTGGTCTATCATCCGCCCAGCAAGCTGCAGTATCCGGAGGGTTTGGCTGGGCCAGCGGCCAGCAAGGGGGATGAGGAGCGTGCCGATTCGCCGGTATCTTCCTCATCCAGTCGCTCGGACCTGAGCTCGCCCAGCTTCAATCGCGACTCGGAGTTTGATTTTCAACCCAAGTCCGGTCAGCAGCCGGCGCCGGGTGCCTTTGAGCTGGCCACACCGCTGGCCATGCGTCTCGAGGCGACAATTAAGATGGCCAGCCTGGAGGCCGAATCGGATACAACCTCCACGGTCACAGGCAAGACCATACCCAGCAGCAAATTGCAGCGCAATACCAGCGATGTGGAGCGCGCCGAGAAGAAGATACCG CCACCGCTGACGCCGCCCGTTAAGCAACCGAGTGTCACCAATATATTGGCTCGAACCGGCAGCTCTGGCTCCAGTTCGAGCAGTCCGGGTCGCCAGAGTTCACAGAGTTCCCTATTCGAAAACTTTGCATCGCACGCCAAGGAGCTGGTGCGTGAGACGACGCGCCAGAGCAGCCAGGAGGGTCTGTTGGCCCATGTGGACAAG CATGCACAGGACGAAGATCTAGATGATAAAATGCGTCACACCTTCGAAAAG TTTACGCTGCACGCCAAAAAGGCGGCTGGCGAGGCTTCCAAGCAGGCGCTGGAGGTGTCCAAGCAGGCGGCTGGCGTTAGCAAAAACACCTTGGAGGATCTCACCTATGTGGGCAAATCAACGCTGGGTGATCTGACAAAGACGGCCAAGGAGGCGGCCACCAAGAAGGGCATCATCAAGATCGAAGAGCACGGCACGGCTGCGTCCAGCAATGCACCCGCAATGCCCAACTCTCAGCTGGCCACACAGAAACAGGTGCAGCAAAGCGGCTGCGGCGGTCCgggcaacaattttttttcctCAATTGGCACCGATTTCAATGGCCTGGCCTCCACCACAACGACCATGTTCTCGGGCATGTTTGGCAAGA AGAACCAACAGAAACAGGCGGCGGTGCAGCACAAGCCGTCCAATATGGGCGGCTCGAAAAACAAGGCGGGCAGCAATTTTGATCCATTTCCCAGTCGTAAGGGTCTGGTGGAGCGTACGCCGCTCATAAAGCATTCGGGACCGCGACAAACCCAGGAGGATCTGACGCGCCAACAGAATCAGGAGCGTTCGCACAGCAATGCCGAGAATCAGGCATTCCTCAAGGATGTCACCAATCAGGTGCTCGCCGGCGAGGGTGTCGGTTGGCTCAAGCTCAATCGCTTCAAGAAACTGATGGAGGATGAATCCTATCGCACGCTCGTGCTGAGCAAGCTTAACAAGACGCTAGACAAGAAGATAGCACCCGATGATCATATTGACGATGTG TGTGTGACCAAGCCCGTGTGGAAGGGCATGTTAAAGTGTGTGCAGGCAATTGCCGGCGGCCTGGACGCGACCTTTAGCAATTTTGGTCTCGGCGGCATGGCCTCTGTGTTCCAGCTAATGGAGGTGGCGCACACGCACTATTGGAGCAAGGAGATCAATGAGGGCAGCGACATGTCGTCCAGCTTGTTGTCGAGTCATGCGGCTAGTCCCATGGGCAGTCGTGAGAATCTGCGCTCACCGAGCAGTCCGAATGGCTCACATTCGGGTCTGGGCAGTGAGTGGGCCTCGCCGCAGGAGTCGCGCAAGAGCTCAACCCATACGGCCCTGTCGGCCacaacggcagcggcggcaacaacaacggccgCCGCCCGTCGTCTGTCCTCGGCGGACAGCCAGGATGGGCAGTCGACCACCGAGATGTTCAAGGATATGTTGTCGCAGAAGAGAAGTGCCTTGAAGAATATGCTCACCTCGTTCGATTCTGAT GCTGCTGGCTCGACGGGCGCGCTATCCGTGGTCAGTGATCTGCTGCCAGCTGGCAGTCTGAGCGTCCGCATGCCATCCAGCTGCCGTTCCACAGTCTCAGACACCGAATACGAAAAT ACCACCACATCGAAGGATTCGAAAAAGAGCACCGGAAATTTGTGGTCCGGCAAATCGACGCTCAGCGCCGGTTTTCGCTATACGGGCGGGCATTTGATTAACACCTCATCCTCACCATCGCCGGACAGTCCACGGGTATATCTATTTGAGGGCCTTTTGGGCAAGGATCGCCTTAATCTGTGGAATCAAATGCAATTCTGGGAGGACGCCTTCTTGGATGCGGTCAGCCAGGAGCGTGATATGATCGGCATGGATCAG GGTCCCATCGAGATGATGGAGCGCTACAAATCGCTCAGCGAATCGGAGCGTAAGCGTTTGGAACACGATGAAGATCGCCTGCTGAGCACCATGCTCTACAATCTGACGGCAATATTGGTGATGCTGAATGTGAGCAAGGATGAGATTCGACGCAAAATACGTCGCCTGCTGGGCAAAAGTCATATTGGGCTTGTCTACTCGCAGGAGGTGCACAATGTGGTTGATCAGATTAACAATCTG AATGGCAATGACATTGATCTGAAGCCTCTGGGCTCCCGGCTGTTGCATCGCCAGAGCTTTACCGTACACCAGGGCGTCGATGTGAATGGACCGTTGCGTTTTATGGAGGTGCGCGACGATGGCCTTGTGCTGCGCTCCGTGGACGGTACAATTGTGGAGCGCTGGTGGTACGAGCGTCTGGTCAATATGACCTATTCGCCAAAGACCAAGCTGCTCTGTCTCTGGCGACGCAATGGCGGCCAAACGCAGCTGCATAAATACTACACGCGCAAG TGCAAGGAGCTGTATAATTGCATTAAGGAGGCAATGGAGCGTGGCGGCACGCCCACAAATGTACCCGAACTGGGCGGTGAGTTTCCGGTGCAGGACATGAACACGGGCGAGGGTGGACTGCTGCAGGTCTGTCTCGAGGGTGTCGGTTTGTTGTTCTCCAACAGCAAG